The Candidatus Izemoplasma sp. genome has a window encoding:
- a CDS encoding S16 family serine protease has product MVNQTKRKQILEWAVLSLITLLVLITSLIRVDYTFTSPGYNNNVSSFIEFDTPTPLTGSFHTTSVIHYERTTMFQYYAAKLFNHVDVNEMPPFYAYLDLEDLRVQSYLSKDDSIATSIVNAANEAGIDLDYTTYTTVYLTWSYLEPDTLEIGDHILRVNDIPIDTFDFTTVSCDDTATFDILRDKEPMTVRMSPTEIDDSCRFGISLKAFTEITEENLPYHIIETNTGGPSGGIMQALYVYSQMIETDITKGYKIAGTGTIDLAGKAGLIRGVEQKLITAIHNDIDIFFVPHLSNENTDNYVVAKALYDTLDTDLKLVPITSLDDAITYLSSLESSGSS; this is encoded by the coding sequence ATGGTAAACCAAACAAAACGTAAACAAATCCTTGAATGGGCAGTGTTGAGTCTTATAACACTGCTTGTTTTAATCACATCATTAATCCGTGTAGACTATACCTTCACATCCCCAGGATATAATAATAATGTATCTAGCTTCATTGAATTTGATACACCTACTCCCTTAACAGGTTCTTTTCACACAACAAGTGTGATTCATTATGAGCGGACAACAATGTTTCAATACTATGCTGCCAAGTTATTTAACCATGTGGATGTTAATGAAATGCCACCGTTTTATGCCTACTTAGATTTAGAGGATTTGCGTGTGCAAAGCTATCTCTCTAAGGATGATAGCATTGCAACAAGTATTGTCAACGCAGCCAATGAAGCCGGTATTGACCTTGATTATACCACGTACACCACGGTATATTTAACATGGAGCTATTTAGAACCCGATACACTAGAAATAGGCGACCATATTTTAAGGGTGAATGATATACCCATCGACACGTTTGATTTTACCACTGTCAGTTGTGATGATACTGCAACTTTTGATATATTACGCGACAAAGAACCAATGACAGTGAGAATGAGTCCAACAGAAATTGATGACAGTTGCCGATTTGGGATTAGTCTTAAAGCGTTTACTGAAATCACTGAAGAGAACCTTCCTTATCATATTATCGAGACCAATACAGGGGGGCCTAGTGGTGGGATTATGCAGGCATTATATGTTTATAGCCAAATGATTGAGACAGATATTACCAAAGGCTATAAAATAGCCGGAACAGGAACCATTGATTTAGCTGGTAAAGCTGGCTTAATTAGGGGCGTAGAACAAAAACTGATTACCGCAATTCACAACGATATTGATATCTTTTTCGTGCCTCACTTAAGCAATGAAAATACGGATAATTATGTGGTCGCAAAAGCGTTATATGATACATTAGATACTGATTTAAAATTGGTTCCAATCACATCGTTAGACGATGCGATTACCTATTTATCGTCATTAGAAAGTAGTGGTTCATCATGA
- a CDS encoding dCMP deaminase family protein: MKRTDYISWDTYFMGVASLSAMRSKDPRTQVGACIVNEQKRIVGIGYNGFPYGVDDDDFPWDKNEVWLESKYPYVVHAEPNAILNATVPLEGATLYVTLFPCNECAKLIIQSGIKEVVYLADKYHDQLSFVASRRMFDAAKVTYRRLTNYELVMNHGKPNKT; the protein is encoded by the coding sequence ATGAAACGAACAGATTATATTTCTTGGGATACCTATTTTATGGGTGTGGCAAGTTTAAGTGCTATGCGAAGTAAAGATCCAAGAACGCAAGTTGGTGCGTGTATTGTGAATGAACAAAAGCGCATTGTGGGTATTGGCTATAATGGCTTTCCCTATGGCGTTGATGATGATGATTTTCCGTGGGATAAAAATGAAGTTTGGCTTGAATCTAAATATCCATATGTCGTTCATGCCGAACCCAATGCAATATTAAATGCGACAGTCCCCCTCGAAGGAGCGACGCTTTATGTCACCTTATTTCCATGCAATGAGTGTGCAAAGTTAATCATTCAAAGTGGCATTAAAGAAGTGGTCTATTTAGCCGATAAATATCACGACCAACTGAGTTTCGTGGCTTCTCGTCGAATGTTTGATGCCGCAAAGGTAACGTACCGCAGATTAACAAACTATGAACTGGTGATGAATCATGGTAAACCAAACAAAACGTAA
- the msrA gene encoding peptide-methionine (S)-S-oxide reductase MsrA, whose translation MKSIVFAGGCFWGVEAYFKQLDGVDHTEVGYIDGTGEATYEEVCSGSGHAEAVLIRYDESIISLKKLLDHLFNIIDPTSVNKQGNDVGVQYRTGIYNYASDEIPFIKNYLNIRAKEYQKPLALELKTNLTFFPAEEYHQDYLEKNKHGYCHIDLDSYKNVK comes from the coding sequence ATGAAATCAATTGTTTTTGCCGGAGGTTGCTTTTGGGGTGTAGAAGCCTATTTTAAACAATTAGACGGTGTCGACCACACAGAAGTGGGCTATATTGACGGAACAGGAGAAGCGACTTATGAAGAAGTATGCTCTGGAAGTGGGCATGCAGAAGCTGTGTTAATCCGCTATGATGAATCGATTATTTCACTGAAGAAATTATTAGATCATTTATTTAACATTATTGATCCTACAAGTGTGAATAAACAAGGAAATGATGTTGGTGTTCAGTATCGGACTGGGATTTATAACTATGCGAGTGACGAAATCCCATTTATTAAAAACTATCTTAATATTCGTGCCAAGGAGTATCAAAAACCACTTGCGTTAGAACTTAAAACAAATCTAACCTTTTTCCCTGCAGAAGAGTATCATCAAGATTATTTAGAGAAAAATAAACATGGGTATTGCCATATTGATTTAGACTCTTATAAAAACGTAAAATAA
- a CDS encoding ThiF family adenylyltransferase produces the protein MIHARTQRQFGEETYQKLINHTIMIVGLGGVGGYVAESLARFGIKHLILVDHDTVEASNINRQIVALHSTIGNLKVDVLKKRITDINPEIEITVYPVFYNADTKTKLFEHKIDFIVDAIDTITYKIDLAKECLNRDIGHIAVMGTGDKLGPENLNIMPLYKTQTDPIARVMRRKLKTHPGYKTLQTVCSFEQPSAINKEGRTPTSNAFVPASAGLMASSYVTRYLLEKIKR, from the coding sequence ATGATACACGCAAGAACACAAAGACAATTTGGTGAAGAAACCTATCAAAAACTAATCAACCACACGATCATGATTGTCGGACTTGGTGGGGTTGGTGGCTATGTTGCTGAATCGCTTGCACGATTTGGGATCAAACATTTAATTTTAGTGGATCACGACACTGTTGAAGCAAGTAACATAAATCGGCAGATAGTTGCTTTACACTCAACGATAGGTAATCTTAAGGTGGATGTTTTAAAGAAACGTATAACTGATATCAATCCAGAAATAGAGATTACTGTGTATCCTGTTTTTTATAATGCGGATACAAAAACGAAACTATTTGAACACAAGATTGATTTCATTGTTGACGCAATCGATACAATCACCTATAAAATAGATCTTGCAAAGGAATGTTTAAACCGGGATATTGGTCATATAGCTGTCATGGGTACAGGGGATAAATTAGGCCCAGAAAACCTAAATATTATGCCTCTTTATAAAACACAAACAGACCCCATTGCGCGTGTGATGCGCCGCAAGCTTAAAACACATCCTGGATATAAAACGCTTCAGACAGTGTGTTCATTTGAACAACCAAGTGCGATTAATAAGGAAGGCCGTACACCAACGTCTAATGCATTTGTCCCTGCGAGTGCTGGACTTATGGCCAGTAGTTATGTCACAAGATACTTACTTGAAAAAATAAAACGATAG
- a CDS encoding AI-2E family transporter, protein MDKQNKFLSDQFLNKAIRVLVVILLSLAILLLASQFNALWFKFMDALRSVLVPVALAWLISLIMYPLIRLLEQRGVGSRGLSVSVVYIGSISVFLLVIYYLWPFLISQVRSFFENDWVMIQLYFENDFRNEFIFGTEIYDWIIETINNSTIIEDTISSFVDNVTASLSSTLINVFTVIIVLPILLLYYLLDYELINDSMRSLIPARFEKSTSELGSRFNHTVGAYLRGQLVLMLAIGIVATILYKLIGLQYFFIFGIIVGLTNIIPYFGAIIAMVPVVIYAVITRDTGPAPLLVVAVNIGLQMIEGNIFQPIIMGKQLEMHPIVIIVSILFFGSLFGTIGVVFASPIAASIRVLYQFYKEKQHEKSGEEVVASDA, encoded by the coding sequence GTGGATAAACAAAATAAATTCTTAAGTGACCAATTTTTGAACAAGGCAATTCGTGTGCTTGTTGTTATTTTATTATCGCTTGCGATTTTGCTATTGGCATCACAATTTAATGCCTTATGGTTTAAATTTATGGATGCATTACGTTCAGTATTGGTACCTGTGGCATTAGCGTGGCTAATATCACTGATAATGTACCCACTTATTCGACTTTTAGAACAACGTGGTGTTGGCTCTAGAGGGCTTAGTGTCAGTGTTGTTTACATTGGTAGTATCAGTGTATTCTTGCTTGTTATTTATTACTTATGGCCATTTTTGATTAGCCAAGTTAGAAGTTTCTTTGAAAATGATTGGGTCATGATTCAATTATATTTTGAGAATGATTTTCGTAATGAGTTTATTTTTGGGACAGAGATTTACGACTGGATTATTGAAACGATTAATAATTCAACCATTATTGAAGATACGATATCAAGTTTCGTCGATAATGTTACTGCCTCACTATCGAGCACCTTGATTAATGTGTTTACGGTTATTATCGTATTGCCAATCTTATTATTATACTATCTATTAGATTATGAATTAATTAATGACTCAATGCGTTCGCTGATTCCTGCGCGCTTTGAAAAGTCGACATCAGAACTCGGAAGTCGTTTCAACCATACCGTTGGTGCATACCTTCGGGGACAGCTTGTCTTAATGCTTGCGATTGGCATTGTTGCGACAATCCTGTATAAATTGATTGGATTACAATATTTCTTTATCTTTGGTATTATTGTTGGATTAACAAACATTATACCTTATTTCGGGGCCATTATTGCGATGGTACCGGTAGTTATTTATGCTGTTATTACACGTGATACTGGACCAGCACCACTGTTAGTTGTTGCGGTGAATATCGGATTGCAAATGATTGAAGGAAATATCTTCCAACCAATCATTATGGGAAAACAGTTAGAAATGCATCCGATTGTTATTATCGTATCCATCTTATTCTTTGGTAGCTTATTTGGCACCATTGGTGTTGTCTTTGCATCACCAATTGCCGCGTCGATACGTGTCCTTTATCAATTTTATAAAGAAAAACAACATGAAAAAAGTGGCGAGGAAGTTGTCGCCAGTGATGCGTGA
- the aspS gene encoding aspartate--tRNA ligase, giving the protein MMKRTHTNGELRIENVGDTVVLKGWVAKKRDLGKLTFIDLRDRTGITQLAFNQDSDFKHIIQAIKSEYVLEIEGTVIERSSKNKEIPTGDIEVDVTTLNILNTAEQSPMLIKDETDALEEIRLKYRYLDLRRPVLQKTFKIRHEAAQATREFLNQEGFLEIETPILTKSTPEGARDYLVPSRINEGEFFALPQSPQIFKQLLMVGGFEKYYQIAKCFRDEDLRRDRQPEFTQIDIETSFLDQSDIMDISERLIKHIMKKVKGAVFNDAFPIMTYKEAVERYGTDKPDTRFGMELVNLTNWAKNTTFGVFTNNIDKGGIVKGITVKNGQSHYSNKDVDQLTDFVKKFGAKGLATLKVKEDGLSGGIKKFFTEEQQVTLIDRMDAENGDLILMVSDSRAVVHQSLDQLRRHIAKDLVLYDNDTYDFLWVVDWPMFEYRADVDKFFSLHHPFTMVQEDYLDSLKDDPENALAYAYDLVVQGQELGGGSIRIHKESVQETVFDVLGISQAEARKKFGFLLDALKYGTPPHGGIAFGFDRLVMILAGTDNIRDVVAFPKTNSAQCLLTKAPSVIDPSLLKDLHIKTLK; this is encoded by the coding sequence ATGATGAAACGAACACATACAAATGGTGAATTACGAATAGAAAATGTAGGTGACACAGTTGTATTAAAAGGCTGGGTTGCTAAAAAACGTGATTTGGGTAAACTGACGTTTATTGACTTAAGAGACCGTACTGGTATTACCCAACTTGCTTTTAACCAAGACTCTGATTTTAAACATATTATCCAAGCCATTAAAAGTGAGTATGTCTTAGAAATTGAAGGAACAGTCATTGAACGAAGCAGTAAAAATAAAGAGATTCCAACCGGTGATATTGAAGTAGATGTCACAACATTAAACATCTTAAACACTGCTGAACAATCACCTATGTTAATTAAAGATGAGACCGATGCACTAGAAGAAATTCGCTTAAAATACCGTTATTTAGACTTACGCAGACCCGTCTTACAAAAAACCTTTAAAATTCGACATGAAGCAGCGCAAGCGACTCGTGAATTCTTAAACCAAGAAGGCTTTTTAGAAATAGAAACGCCGATATTAACCAAATCTACCCCAGAAGGGGCAAGAGATTACTTAGTACCTTCCCGCATAAACGAAGGGGAGTTTTTCGCCTTGCCACAATCACCACAAATCTTTAAACAATTGTTGATGGTTGGTGGGTTTGAAAAGTATTATCAGATAGCTAAATGTTTTCGTGATGAAGATCTACGTCGTGATCGTCAACCTGAGTTCACCCAAATTGATATTGAAACAAGTTTCTTAGATCAATCTGATATTATGGATATTAGTGAACGGTTAATCAAACATATCATGAAAAAAGTGAAAGGTGCTGTGTTTAATGATGCGTTTCCAATTATGACTTACAAAGAAGCGGTTGAACGTTATGGAACGGATAAGCCTGATACACGCTTTGGTATGGAACTTGTTAATTTAACAAACTGGGCAAAAAATACAACTTTTGGTGTCTTTACCAATAACATCGATAAAGGTGGAATTGTTAAAGGGATTACTGTTAAAAATGGACAATCTCATTACTCAAATAAAGATGTCGATCAGTTAACTGACTTTGTGAAAAAGTTTGGAGCCAAAGGTTTAGCCACTCTAAAAGTGAAAGAAGATGGCTTATCTGGTGGTATTAAAAAGTTCTTTACAGAAGAACAGCAAGTTACTTTAATCGATAGGATGGATGCTGAGAATGGAGATTTAATATTAATGGTCTCTGATTCACGAGCTGTTGTCCATCAATCACTAGACCAATTACGTCGTCATATCGCAAAAGATCTTGTATTATATGATAATGATACCTATGATTTCTTATGGGTTGTTGATTGGCCAATGTTTGAATATCGTGCTGATGTTGACAAATTTTTCTCATTACACCATCCCTTTACAATGGTTCAAGAAGACTATTTAGATTCTTTAAAAGATGACCCTGAAAACGCCTTAGCATACGCTTATGATTTAGTTGTTCAGGGACAAGAACTTGGTGGTGGAAGTATTCGTATCCATAAAGAATCTGTACAAGAAACCGTCTTTGATGTACTCGGTATTAGCCAAGCAGAGGCGAGAAAGAAATTTGGTTTCTTATTAGATGCCTTAAAATACGGCACACCGCCACATGGTGGTATTGCTTTTGGATTTGATCGTTTAGTGATGATTTTAGCAGGCACAGATAATATCCGTGATGTTGTCGCATTTCCAAAAACAAATAGTGCACAATGCTTACTTACCAAAGCGCCAAGTGTGATTGACCCGTCATTGTTAAAAGATTTACACATCAAAACGCTGAAATAA
- the hisS gene encoding histidine--tRNA ligase: protein MIRKMKGMYDVLPDEVSTWQHIEKVLHSVSKLYHFKEIRTPIVESSDLFHRSVGESSDIVSKETYDFSDRGKRDNTLRPEGTAGVVRSYIENKLYADANQVQKLYYLGPMFRYERPQKGRYRQFVQFGAESFGSPLPEMDAELIDYAVTILKALKLKNVTVRINSIGDEESRDNYRDALLDHLKDDITELCHDCQVRYDTNPLRILDCKVDKDHPLLQSAPKPIDYLNETSKAHFDQVIAFLDSMDLNYEVDPNLVRGLDYYTHTVFELDANVPTLGAQNTICAGGRYNHLVSSLDGPDKPGVGFAFGLERLLFALEHSNYTPKKDMIHLYIMILGDKQKADGIKLLHRCRQGGLTADIDYLDRSMRAKWKEADRYNARFVAIYGDQEREKNVIAVKDQISGEQVEIPTNDLYQHVMTELMKPSKDCGCDDCNCE, encoded by the coding sequence ATGATACGAAAAATGAAAGGTATGTATGACGTTTTACCAGATGAAGTAAGTACATGGCAACACATTGAAAAAGTACTTCACAGTGTAAGCAAACTCTATCATTTCAAAGAAATTAGAACCCCTATTGTAGAATCATCTGATCTCTTTCACCGTAGTGTAGGTGAAAGTTCTGATATTGTGTCAAAAGAGACTTATGACTTTAGTGATCGTGGAAAGCGTGATAATACATTGCGCCCTGAAGGAACCGCTGGTGTCGTAAGAAGCTATATTGAAAATAAACTATATGCGGATGCGAATCAAGTTCAAAAGCTGTATTACTTAGGACCAATGTTTCGTTATGAACGTCCCCAAAAAGGACGCTATCGCCAGTTTGTTCAATTTGGCGCAGAAAGTTTTGGCAGTCCATTACCAGAAATGGATGCCGAATTAATAGATTATGCTGTAACAATTCTTAAAGCTTTAAAACTCAAAAATGTTACTGTAAGAATCAATTCGATCGGGGATGAAGAAAGCCGCGACAATTACCGTGACGCGTTACTAGATCACTTAAAGGATGACATTACTGAGTTGTGTCATGACTGTCAAGTACGCTATGACACAAACCCCTTAAGGATATTAGACTGTAAAGTCGATAAAGATCATCCCTTATTACAATCTGCCCCAAAACCCATTGATTACTTGAATGAAACAAGTAAAGCACACTTTGATCAAGTCATTGCTTTTCTTGACAGTATGGATTTAAATTATGAAGTAGATCCTAATTTAGTGCGTGGGCTCGATTATTATACCCATACTGTGTTTGAACTGGATGCGAACGTGCCTACCTTGGGTGCACAAAATACAATTTGTGCAGGGGGACGCTATAACCATTTAGTCAGTTCACTAGATGGTCCGGATAAGCCAGGGGTTGGATTTGCCTTTGGACTTGAACGTCTACTGTTCGCATTAGAACACAGTAACTACACACCAAAAAAAGACATGATTCATTTATACATTATGATTCTTGGTGATAAACAAAAGGCAGATGGGATTAAATTATTACATCGCTGTCGCCAAGGAGGCTTAACGGCTGACATTGATTATTTAGATCGCAGTATGCGAGCGAAATGGAAAGAAGCTGACCGATATAATGCACGTTTTGTCGCAATTTACGGTGATCAAGAACGTGAAAAGAATGTGATTGCTGTGAAAGATCAGATTTCTGGTGAACAGGTTGAAATACCAACCAATGATCTATATCAACATGTCATGACAGAACTCATGAAACCAAGTAAAGATTGCGGTTGTGACGACTGCAATTGCGAATAG
- a CDS encoding GNAT family protein yields the protein MMAFRQPIITTKRLRLRPIKETDQRAVYDYAKRDDVGPNAGWAPHAHMKDSLAFIQYSIKKRDLGQPGVYAITFKENDTLIGTIEVHSVHNTRGEIGFVLHPDYWNQGIITEAAQAIIIYAFEVLKLKRLAYCHFHHNFASKRVCDKLGFVFEGVLRKKFQMYDGRLLDDVVYSLIDDDYENDNIPWLSKIKETVCIDCMS from the coding sequence ATGATGGCATTTAGACAGCCGATTATTACAACTAAAAGGCTACGTTTACGACCGATTAAAGAAACAGATCAACGGGCGGTATACGATTATGCGAAACGGGATGATGTAGGACCCAATGCAGGATGGGCGCCGCATGCACATATGAAAGATTCACTGGCTTTTATTCAATATTCAATAAAGAAGCGTGACTTAGGCCAACCAGGTGTTTATGCGATTACCTTCAAAGAGAATGACACCTTAATTGGTACAATTGAAGTTCATTCAGTGCATAACACACGAGGTGAAATTGGTTTTGTATTACATCCAGATTATTGGAACCAAGGCATTATTACAGAAGCCGCACAAGCCATTATAATCTATGCATTTGAGGTGTTAAAGCTCAAACGTCTAGCGTATTGTCACTTTCATCATAATTTTGCTTCAAAACGTGTATGTGACAAACTAGGCTTTGTCTTTGAAGGCGTGTTACGCAAAAAGTTTCAAATGTATGATGGTAGATTATTAGACGATGTAGTCTATTCATTAATTGATGATGATTACGAGAATGACAATATCCCTTGGTTATCTAAAATAAAAGAGACTGTTTGTATTGACTGTATGTCATAA
- a CDS encoding GNAT family N-acetyltransferase: MIRQLNESDRKKTQTFLKRNSTYNIFMIGDIEMFGFDKPFQTIYGEFEADTLVSMMLIYHDNVCYYSQKSQLNDEFLPILNTHTYRHISGEARIIQQFKSSHPNFSEQLLYFCENKDQLQATTVPSYITYATDEEDFKKVYQLLKTIDEFDIKNQSEEDYVKKHLKWTKGHTKLYIEKDNQAIATATVTSETSENGMLVGVATHKDYRNKGYASELIQALNTIFIAQKHKSLCLFYDNPQAGSIYHRLGYQTIGQWMMLRKQAS; this comes from the coding sequence ATGATACGCCAATTAAATGAATCTGATCGAAAAAAGACACAAACATTTCTAAAACGTAACAGTACCTACAATATTTTCATGATTGGTGATATTGAAATGTTTGGCTTCGATAAGCCTTTTCAAACAATTTATGGTGAATTTGAAGCAGATACTTTAGTTAGTATGATGTTAATTTATCATGATAATGTCTGTTATTATAGTCAAAAGTCACAGCTTAATGATGAATTCTTACCCATTTTAAATACCCATACCTATCGCCATATATCTGGTGAAGCGCGCATAATTCAACAATTTAAATCCAGTCATCCAAATTTTAGTGAACAGTTACTATATTTTTGCGAGAACAAAGATCAGTTACAAGCAACGACTGTACCGTCTTATATTACATATGCCACAGATGAAGAGGACTTTAAAAAAGTATATCAATTACTTAAAACGATTGATGAATTTGATATCAAAAATCAATCAGAAGAAGACTATGTCAAAAAGCATTTAAAATGGACAAAAGGTCATACTAAACTATATATTGAAAAAGATAATCAAGCCATTGCAACAGCGACAGTCACCAGTGAAACAAGTGAAAACGGGATGTTAGTTGGTGTTGCAACACACAAAGATTATCGAAATAAAGGATATGCGAGTGAGTTGATTCAAGCACTGAATACAATTTTCATCGCTCAGAAACATAAATCCCTGTGTCTATTTTATGATAATCCACAAGCAGGATCCATCTATCATCGCTTAGGATACCAGACAATTGGACAGTGGATGATGCTTCGGAAGCAGGCATCATGA
- the dtd gene encoding D-aminoacyl-tRNA deacylase encodes MRVIVQRVKKASCTVNDEIVSSINQGFLLLVGFTHSDTENTCAYLAKKIAKLRIFEDDHEKLNIALKDKSLPVLSISQFTVYADTKKGNRPSFVNAMKPDQAKILYTRFNTLLRKQGITVKEGVFGEHMDIALINDGPVTIIMEREET; translated from the coding sequence ATGCGAGTCATTGTTCAACGCGTAAAAAAAGCGTCTTGCACAGTCAATGATGAGATTGTATCCTCAATCAATCAAGGGTTTTTACTATTGGTAGGTTTTACCCATTCCGATACAGAAAATACATGTGCCTATCTAGCGAAAAAAATTGCAAAACTACGGATTTTTGAAGATGATCATGAGAAATTAAATATTGCATTAAAGGATAAATCACTGCCCGTATTATCCATTTCTCAATTTACAGTATACGCCGATACCAAAAAAGGAAATCGCCCGTCATTTGTGAACGCGATGAAACCGGATCAAGCCAAAATACTCTACACACGCTTTAATACCCTATTACGTAAACAAGGGATTACCGTCAAAGAAGGTGTATTTGGTGAGCATATGGACATTGCCCTCATAAACGATGGCCCAGTAACGATTATAATGGAGCGTGAAGAGACATGA